Proteins encoded together in one Shewanella acanthi window:
- the yjfF gene encoding galactofuranose ABC transporter, permease protein YjfF — MMSKRFIPLWITASLLVTMFLVGTFQFEGFASARVVTNLLRDNAFLLITALGMTLVIISGGIDLSVGSVIALSGVATSLLITEYEWHPLLAFAVILPLGTLFGALMGTIIHVYKLQPFIVTLAGMFLARGLATTLSEESIAIDHPFYDAVAEVSISLPGNGALDLSSLIFILFFAIIAIVMHYTRFGTNVYAIGGNKQSAELMGISIVRTTISIYAISSFLATLAGIVFTFYTFSGYALGAIGVELDAIAAVVIGGTLLTGGSGFVLGTVLGVILMGVIQTYITFDGTLSSWWTKIVIGLLLFFFIVLQKLLNGRKANHG; from the coding sequence ATGATGTCTAAACGTTTTATCCCACTGTGGATCACAGCGTCTTTGCTGGTGACTATGTTCCTCGTGGGCACCTTTCAGTTTGAAGGGTTTGCCAGTGCCCGCGTGGTAACTAACCTGTTACGTGACAATGCCTTTTTGCTGATCACAGCCTTAGGCATGACGCTGGTGATTATCTCCGGCGGTATCGATTTGTCCGTGGGCTCGGTTATCGCCTTAAGTGGTGTTGCGACTAGCTTGCTTATCACTGAATATGAATGGCATCCGCTGCTAGCCTTTGCGGTGATCCTGCCTCTTGGTACGCTGTTTGGCGCGCTGATGGGCACCATTATCCATGTGTACAAGTTGCAGCCATTTATTGTGACCCTTGCGGGGATGTTCCTTGCCCGCGGCCTGGCAACCACCTTAAGTGAAGAGTCGATTGCTATCGATCATCCGTTCTACGATGCGGTTGCCGAGGTGAGCATTAGTCTGCCAGGTAATGGTGCGCTGGATTTAAGTTCACTGATCTTTATCCTGTTCTTCGCCATTATCGCCATTGTGATGCATTACACCCGTTTTGGTACCAATGTGTATGCCATCGGTGGCAATAAGCAATCTGCGGAGTTGATGGGGATTTCTATCGTCAGAACCACCATCAGCATCTATGCGATCAGCAGCTTTTTAGCGACACTCGCAGGTATCGTATTTACCTTCTACACCTTCTCAGGTTATGCGCTGGGCGCGATTGGTGTAGAGCTCGATGCGATTGCCGCCGTCGTGATTGGCGGCACGTTACTCACGGGTGGCAGCGGTTTTGTGCTAGGCACCGTACTTGGGGTGATTTTAATGGGGGTTATCCAGACTTACATTACCTTCGATGGCACCCTAAGCAGCTGGTGGACGAAGATCGTGATTGGACTATTACTTTTCTTCTTCATCGTTTTACAAAAATTGTTAAATGGACGCAAAGCAAACCATGGATGA
- a CDS encoding ABC transporter permease — translation MKSSADTFSTEPMSPELMATAQKPRVEESQKAMNQEKNDRYQAGKSKSIGRYLWPLLALSLLLLTNLFIDSHFFNITYQDDRFYGSLIDILNRSAPVALLAIGMSLVIATGGIDLSVGAVMAISGAVCANLLLVPDMNLFTVIAAGLCVGLIAGCINGGLVSYLGIQPIVATLLLMVAGRGVAQLINQGQIITFQNPGFAAIGVGKFLGLPMPVWIVIGMLALTQLLMRKTALGLFIEAVGCNAKASRYLGINDKSIKLFAYAIAGLCAALAGMISTADIQGSDANNAGLWLELDAVLAVVIGGAALTGGRFSLLLSVVGALIIQTLATTIIVSGLPAKFNLLIKAIVILTVLLLQSDKFRAQLSTLFKSKTAVGDKK, via the coding sequence ATGAAAAGTTCAGCTGATACATTTTCAACAGAACCTATGTCACCCGAGCTGATGGCAACGGCACAAAAGCCTCGAGTGGAGGAAAGCCAAAAGGCTATGAACCAAGAAAAAAATGATCGTTATCAAGCGGGTAAGTCCAAGTCGATTGGCCGTTACCTGTGGCCATTATTGGCGTTAAGCTTGCTGTTATTAACCAACCTGTTTATCGATAGTCATTTTTTTAATATTACCTATCAGGACGACAGATTCTACGGCTCACTGATTGATATCTTAAACCGCAGCGCCCCCGTAGCACTGCTGGCAATTGGTATGAGTCTTGTGATCGCCACCGGCGGTATTGACCTGTCGGTTGGCGCCGTGATGGCGATTTCTGGCGCCGTGTGTGCCAACCTGTTGCTCGTGCCCGATATGAACCTGTTTACCGTGATTGCGGCGGGGCTTTGTGTGGGTCTGATTGCAGGTTGTATTAATGGTGGTCTTGTCAGTTACCTTGGCATTCAGCCTATCGTGGCAACGTTGCTGCTGATGGTGGCGGGTCGCGGTGTGGCGCAGCTTATCAACCAAGGACAGATCATTACCTTCCAAAACCCTGGCTTTGCGGCCATTGGGGTAGGTAAGTTCCTTGGTCTGCCAATGCCTGTGTGGATTGTGATTGGTATGCTTGCCTTAACGCAGTTACTGATGCGTAAAACAGCCTTGGGACTTTTCATCGAGGCTGTGGGTTGTAACGCTAAGGCGAGTCGCTACTTAGGCATCAACGATAAGTCCATTAAGTTGTTCGCCTATGCGATTGCAGGTCTTTGTGCTGCGTTAGCGGGCATGATCAGCACAGCGGACATTCAAGGCTCAGACGCTAACAACGCGGGTCTATGGCTTGAGCTCGATGCGGTACTGGCGGTGGTGATTGGCGGCGCGGCATTAACGGGCGGTCGTTTCTCACTGTTACTCTCGGTCGTTGGCGCGCTGATTATCCAAACGCTGGCAACAACGATTATCGTCAGTGGCTTACCGGCCAAGTTTAATCTGCTGATTAAAGCGATCGTTATCCTGACCGTACTGCTGTTGCAATCGGATAAATTCAGAGCCCAATTGTCGACGCTCTTCAAATCAAAGACTGCAGTTGGAGATAAAAAATGA
- a CDS encoding sugar ABC transporter ATP-binding protein, which yields MSLILELKQISKLYPGVKALEDVSLRLFAGEVHALLGENGAGKSTLVKVMTGAQSKDMGDILFLGQKQHFDTPMDAQKAGISTVYQEVNLVPNLTVAQNLFLGHEPRRLGLIHFKKMYSDARAVLTQFKLDIDVTAPLSDFSIAVQQLIAIARGVAMSAKVLVLDEPTASLDAKEVQVLFGILNQLKAKGVAIVFITHFLDQVYQISDRITVLRNGRFIGEYLTAELPQPKLIEAMLGRSLQEQLVEKQEKEQTVASAEAVLLSLEDVSVKGSIQAMNLTVPKGQAVGLAGLLGSGRSEVCNAVFGLDLVDSGSIHLAGKKLNLSQPVDAISAGIALCPEDRKIDGIIGPLSIRENIILALQARVGWWRYLSKARQQEIAQFFIDKLQIATPDADKPIEQLSGGNQQKVILARWLAIEPILLVLDEPTRGIDIGAHAEIIKLIRTLCDDGMSLLVASSELDELVAFANKVVVLRDRYAVRELSGAELTSQHVMQAIAEG from the coding sequence ATGAGCCTTATCTTAGAACTCAAGCAAATCAGTAAGCTCTATCCTGGCGTTAAGGCGCTTGAGGATGTGAGCTTACGCCTATTTGCTGGGGAAGTTCACGCCCTGTTGGGCGAAAACGGTGCGGGTAAATCCACACTGGTCAAAGTGATGACGGGCGCCCAGTCAAAAGACATGGGCGATATCCTGTTCCTTGGACAAAAACAGCATTTCGACACGCCAATGGATGCGCAAAAGGCGGGGATCAGTACCGTATACCAGGAGGTGAACCTCGTTCCAAACCTGACTGTTGCTCAAAACCTGTTCCTCGGCCATGAGCCGCGTCGTTTGGGATTAATCCACTTTAAGAAAATGTACTCAGATGCACGCGCGGTATTGACCCAGTTTAAACTGGATATCGATGTCACCGCGCCGCTGTCGGACTTCTCCATTGCCGTGCAGCAACTGATTGCGATTGCCCGCGGTGTGGCCATGTCTGCCAAGGTATTGGTGCTCGATGAGCCAACGGCGAGTTTAGATGCCAAGGAAGTCCAAGTTCTATTTGGCATTTTAAATCAGCTTAAGGCCAAGGGCGTTGCCATTGTCTTTATTACCCATTTTCTCGATCAGGTTTACCAAATTAGTGACCGCATTACCGTGCTGCGTAACGGTCGCTTTATTGGCGAATACTTAACCGCCGAGCTGCCACAACCTAAGCTGATTGAAGCTATGCTGGGCCGCTCACTGCAGGAACAGTTAGTCGAGAAGCAAGAAAAAGAGCAAACCGTGGCAAGCGCCGAAGCCGTGCTGTTATCCCTTGAGGATGTGTCGGTGAAGGGCTCCATTCAAGCCATGAACCTCACAGTGCCTAAGGGGCAGGCGGTTGGTTTGGCGGGGCTTTTAGGCTCGGGTCGAAGCGAAGTCTGTAATGCGGTTTTTGGTTTAGATTTAGTTGATAGTGGCAGTATTCACCTTGCGGGTAAAAAGCTGAACCTGTCGCAACCCGTGGATGCCATCAGTGCTGGTATTGCCCTGTGCCCAGAAGATCGCAAGATTGACGGCATCATTGGCCCCTTATCCATCCGTGAAAATATCATCCTCGCGCTACAGGCGCGTGTCGGTTGGTGGCGCTATTTATCAAAAGCTCGTCAGCAGGAAATTGCCCAGTTCTTTATTGATAAATTACAAATCGCGACCCCAGATGCCGACAAGCCAATTGAGCAACTAAGTGGCGGCAACCAGCAAAAGGTGATCCTTGCCCGTTGGTTAGCTATTGAGCCCATCCTGTTGGTACTCGATGAGCCAACACGTGGTATTGATATCGGTGCCCACGCTGAAATTATCAAACTTATCAGAACCCTGTGTGATGACGGTATGTCGCTGCTGGTGGCATCGTCTGAGCTTGATGAACTCGTTGCCTTTGCGAATAAGGTGGTGGTACTTCGTGACAGATACGCAGTACGAGAATTGTCAGGTGCTGAACTGACTTCGCAACACGTTATGCAAGCAATTGCGGAGGGATAA
- a CDS encoding ABC transporter substrate-binding protein, with the protein MKNYKLVSAFGLWAVGASCAYATTVGFSQVGSESGWRTTFSEAVKAEAKQRGIDLKFSDAQQKQENQIKAVRSFIAQGVDAIIIAPVVETGWKPVLKEAKRAKIPVVIVDRNIKVDDDSLFLTRIASDFTEEGRKIGKWLMDTTQGTCDIAELQGTVGATAAIDRATGFNEVIANYPNAKIVRSQTGEFTRAKGKEVMEGFLKAQNGQPLCAVWSHNDEMALGAVQAIKEAGLKPGKDILIVSVDGVPDYFKAMADGDVNATVELSPYLGGPAFDAIDAYLKGNKDQPKLISTTGDVYTQETAAAEYEKRRQQ; encoded by the coding sequence ATGAAAAATTATAAATTAGTTTCTGCATTTGGATTATGGGCTGTTGGCGCAAGCTGTGCGTACGCGACGACAGTGGGCTTTTCACAGGTGGGTTCTGAAAGTGGCTGGCGTACCACCTTTAGCGAGGCGGTAAAGGCCGAAGCGAAACAACGTGGTATCGATTTGAAATTCTCCGATGCCCAGCAAAAACAAGAAAACCAAATTAAAGCGGTTCGTAGCTTTATCGCCCAAGGTGTGGATGCCATCATCATCGCGCCTGTGGTTGAAACTGGCTGGAAGCCAGTGCTGAAAGAAGCTAAACGCGCCAAAATCCCAGTGGTGATTGTTGACCGTAACATCAAGGTCGATGATGACTCATTATTCTTAACCCGTATCGCCTCTGACTTTACCGAAGAAGGCCGCAAAATTGGTAAATGGCTGATGGATACGACCCAAGGCACCTGTGATATTGCAGAGCTGCAAGGCACAGTGGGCGCGACGGCAGCCATCGATCGCGCCACAGGTTTTAACGAAGTGATCGCCAATTACCCAAATGCCAAAATCGTTCGTAGCCAAACCGGTGAATTTACCCGCGCTAAGGGTAAAGAAGTGATGGAAGGTTTCCTGAAGGCTCAAAATGGTCAACCACTGTGCGCCGTATGGTCACATAACGATGAAATGGCACTCGGCGCGGTACAAGCCATTAAAGAAGCCGGTCTTAAGCCAGGTAAAGATATCCTGATCGTGTCAGTTGATGGTGTACCTGATTACTTCAAAGCCATGGCAGATGGCGATGTGAACGCGACCGTAGAACTGAGCCCATACCTAGGTGGCCCTGCGTTTGATGCAATAGATGCGTATCTTAAAGGCAACAAAGATCAGCCTAAGCTCATCAGCACCACGGGTGATGTCTACACGCAAGAAACTGCAGCCGCCGAATACGAAAAACGTCGTCAGCAATAA
- a CDS encoding aldose epimerase family protein gives MQLSVSIQTLENSAFPAPLQLVTLTNSHGLEVKLSTFGASIWAVNLHGKEATPIPLSVGYQNIEDWATNPYYFGITAGRVANRIGKAEFPLAGNTIKLLANERNNQLHGGPKGLSHCNWDVGTIQDDNSVAAIFSITSPDGDQGFPGNLAIELEYRLTEANELILTYNATSDKTTPVCLTNHAYWNLASSKADGIVGHDLHIQASNILALDAEQIPTGELTKVDNGPFDFQQTKSIGRDIKALDNGYDHFFVMDRDTAGPSLQTIAVLTDPVSGRAMEISTTELGVQFYSGNFLDGTHQDAQGNQVNKYHGLCLETHGYPNAVNVSHFPSVMLEPNAKYTQVTVHSFKNL, from the coding sequence ATGCAACTTTCCGTCTCTATCCAAACCCTAGAAAATTCTGCCTTTCCGGCTCCATTGCAGTTAGTGACATTAACCAACAGTCACGGCCTTGAGGTGAAATTGTCGACCTTTGGTGCCAGCATTTGGGCGGTGAATTTACACGGCAAAGAAGCCACCCCCATCCCATTAAGCGTTGGCTACCAGAATATCGAAGACTGGGCGACTAACCCTTATTATTTCGGAATTACCGCGGGCCGCGTGGCCAACCGTATCGGTAAAGCCGAGTTTCCACTTGCGGGTAACACCATCAAGTTATTAGCGAACGAGCGTAACAACCAGCTTCACGGCGGTCCAAAGGGCTTAAGCCATTGCAACTGGGACGTTGGAACTATTCAAGATGACAATAGCGTTGCGGCCATTTTCTCTATCACAAGCCCAGATGGCGACCAAGGTTTTCCAGGTAACTTAGCGATTGAGCTTGAGTACCGCTTAACCGAAGCCAACGAGCTTATTCTGACTTACAACGCAACGAGCGATAAAACTACGCCCGTGTGTTTAACCAACCACGCTTACTGGAACTTAGCCTCAAGCAAGGCCGATGGCATTGTGGGTCATGATTTACACATTCAAGCCAGCAATATTCTGGCCTTAGATGCCGAGCAAATTCCAACGGGTGAGCTCACTAAGGTCGATAATGGCCCATTCGATTTCCAACAGACTAAGTCTATTGGCCGCGACATTAAGGCGCTGGATAACGGTTACGATCATTTCTTTGTGATGGACAGAGACACTGCGGGCCCAAGTCTGCAGACCATCGCGGTACTAACCGATCCTGTGTCTGGCCGTGCAATGGAAATCAGCACCACAGAATTAGGCGTGCAGTTTTACAGCGGTAACTTCCTAGATGGAACCCATCAAGATGCCCAGGGTAATCAGGTTAACAAGTACCACGGTTTATGTTTAGAAACCCATGGTTACCCAAATGCGGTGAATGTCAGTCATTTCCCGAGCGTGATGCTCGAGCCAAATGCTAAGTACACCCAAGTGACGGTCCACAGCTTTAAAAACCTCTAA
- a CDS encoding SDR family NAD(P)-dependent oxidoreductase, protein MKLTNQYPSLQGKTIFISGGGTGIGACMVRAFIEQGAKVAFVDILMEESAQLVSDLTQIHGDGCVKFYPCNLVDIAALKFVVAQVEQDVGSISVLINNAACDQRHTIDEVTSEYWDQCINTNLKHYFFAVQAVRPQMQKLGGGSVINMGSMSWHNRQGGMPGYTASKAGAMGLTRGLASDLGKDKIRINTLTPGWVMTKRQLTHWVDQDTAKHIEHNQCIKEYVMPEDIAAMALFLAADDSRLCTAQNFIVDGGWI, encoded by the coding sequence ATGAAGTTGACTAATCAATACCCGAGTTTACAAGGCAAAACCATTTTCATCAGTGGTGGTGGCACGGGTATTGGGGCCTGCATGGTGCGGGCCTTTATCGAGCAAGGAGCCAAAGTCGCCTTCGTTGACATTCTGATGGAAGAATCAGCGCAACTGGTTAGTGACTTAACTCAAATACACGGCGATGGTTGCGTTAAGTTTTATCCCTGTAATTTAGTGGATATCGCAGCGCTAAAATTTGTGGTAGCGCAGGTAGAGCAAGATGTTGGCAGTATTTCAGTACTGATTAACAACGCCGCGTGCGATCAACGCCACACTATTGATGAAGTCACGTCTGAATATTGGGATCAGTGCATCAATACCAATTTGAAGCACTATTTCTTTGCCGTACAGGCGGTAAGACCGCAGATGCAAAAACTCGGTGGTGGCTCTGTTATCAATATGGGCTCCATGAGTTGGCACAATCGCCAGGGCGGCATGCCAGGTTATACCGCCTCAAAAGCGGGTGCTATGGGCTTAACCCGAGGTTTGGCCTCAGATCTTGGCAAAGACAAAATTCGGATCAATACCCTAACGCCAGGTTGGGTGATGACCAAACGACAATTGACCCATTGGGTCGATCAGGATACGGCTAAACATATCGAGCATAATCAATGCATTAAAGAATATGTTATGCCAGAAGATATTGCTGCGATGGCCTTATTCCTCGCGGCGGATGACAGCAGGCTCTGCACGGCACAAAACTTTATTGTGGATGGAGGTTGGATTTAA
- a CDS encoding IlvD/Edd family dehydratase — protein MNNKKLKTLRSASWFGSDDKNGFMYRSWMKNQGIPDHHFQNKPVIGICNTWSELTPCNGHLREIAQRVKNGIREAGGIPVEFPVFSNGESNLRPSAMLTRNLAAMDTEEAIRGNPIDGVVLLVGCDKTTPALLMGAASCDLPTIVVTGGPMLNGKHKGKDVGSGTLVWELHQEYKAGNISLAQFMDAEADMSRSTGTCNTMGTASTMACMVESLGMSLPHNAAIPAVDSRRYVLAHLSGMRIVDMVNDDLTPSKILTRDAFINAIKVNAAIGGSTNAVIHLKAIAGRIGVDLQLDDWSHGYDVPTLVNLKPSGQYLMEDFYYAGGLPAVLKELFSHQLLNPSTLTVNGHTLFSNVKDAPCYNEDVIKSVASPLVEQGGIRVLRGNLAPRGAVIKPSAASPHLMKHRGKAVVFESFADYTARINDPDLEIDESSIMVLKNCGPKGYPGMAEVGNMGLPPKLLKKGVKDMVRISDARMSGTAFGTVVLHVAPEAQDLGPLAAVQNGDMILLDTFAGVLQLDVSETELAQRLAKLEAVKQIPVGSGYLSLFKERVLQADEGCDFDFLVGCRGADIPAHSH, from the coding sequence ATGAATAATAAAAAATTGAAAACACTTCGTTCGGCTAGTTGGTTTGGCAGCGATGATAAAAATGGTTTTATGTATCGTAGCTGGATGAAAAACCAAGGTATTCCCGATCACCATTTTCAAAATAAACCCGTTATCGGCATTTGTAATACTTGGTCTGAATTAACCCCTTGTAACGGTCATCTGCGTGAAATTGCCCAGCGTGTAAAAAATGGCATTCGCGAAGCGGGCGGTATTCCCGTCGAATTTCCTGTGTTCTCTAATGGTGAGTCTAATCTTCGCCCCAGCGCCATGCTAACCCGCAATCTCGCGGCCATGGATACCGAAGAAGCAATTCGCGGCAATCCTATCGATGGTGTGGTGCTGCTGGTGGGCTGTGATAAAACCACGCCAGCATTATTAATGGGGGCGGCGAGCTGTGATTTACCTACCATAGTTGTTACTGGCGGCCCAATGCTCAATGGTAAGCATAAGGGCAAGGACGTGGGTTCTGGCACCTTAGTGTGGGAACTTCACCAAGAGTATAAAGCGGGTAATATCAGCCTTGCGCAATTTATGGATGCCGAAGCCGATATGTCGCGCTCAACCGGCACCTGCAATACCATGGGCACGGCATCGACCATGGCCTGTATGGTTGAATCATTAGGCATGAGTTTGCCCCACAATGCCGCCATTCCTGCGGTGGACTCCAGACGTTACGTGCTTGCCCATTTATCGGGGATGCGGATTGTCGACATGGTCAATGATGACCTAACCCCAAGCAAAATTCTCACCCGAGATGCCTTTATTAATGCGATTAAAGTCAACGCGGCGATTGGCGGCTCTACCAATGCGGTGATCCATTTAAAGGCCATTGCCGGTCGTATCGGCGTGGATTTACAGCTCGATGATTGGTCACATGGTTACGATGTGCCCACGCTGGTGAACCTTAAACCCTCTGGCCAATATTTGATGGAAGATTTTTACTACGCAGGCGGTTTACCGGCTGTACTAAAAGAACTCTTTAGCCATCAACTGTTGAATCCAAGCACCTTAACTGTCAATGGCCACACCCTGTTTAGTAACGTTAAAGACGCGCCTTGCTATAACGAGGATGTCATCAAATCTGTTGCATCACCTTTGGTTGAGCAGGGGGGTATTCGTGTGCTTCGCGGTAATCTCGCGCCACGTGGCGCCGTGATTAAGCCGTCTGCTGCCAGTCCCCACTTAATGAAACACCGCGGCAAAGCTGTCGTATTTGAAAGTTTTGCTGATTACACCGCCCGCATTAATGATCCCGATTTAGAAATTGATGAAAGTAGCATTATGGTGCTGAAAAACTGTGGCCCTAAGGGATATCCGGGGATGGCCGAGGTCGGCAATATGGGGCTGCCACCAAAGCTTCTGAAAAAGGGCGTTAAAGATATGGTGCGAATTAGCGATGCGCGCATGAGCGGCACCGCATTTGGCACAGTCGTGCTGCATGTAGCACCCGAGGCGCAGGATTTAGGACCGTTAGCGGCGGTGCAAAATGGCGACATGATTTTGCTCGATACCTTCGCGGGTGTACTGCAATTGGACGTGAGTGAAACCGAGTTGGCTCAACGTTTAGCCAAGCTCGAAGCGGTAAAACAAATCCCCGTGGGCAGTGGTTACTTATCACTTTTCAAGGAGAGAGTGCTACAAGCGGATGAAGGGTGCGATTTTGATTTTCTAGTGGGCTGTCGCGGAGCAGATATTCCTGCACATTCCCATTAA
- a CDS encoding glycoside hydrolase family 43 protein, which translates to MKKALLGLCLAFNSAAFAANPIFTDVFTADPAAIVHQDTVYLYTGHDVAKDNRTFFEMHDWLVFSSKDMVNWTAHGSKLHVKDFSWAKGDAWASHVIEKDGKFYWYVTARHNKINGFAIGVAVADSPLGPFKDARGTAIITNDMTTDTDIDWDDIDPAVFIDDDKQAYLFWGNTKPRYAKLKDNMIELDGPIHAIDLPNFTEALWVHKKDKTYYLSYASGFPEKIAYATSDSITGPWKYQGILNEVAGNSPTNHQSIIEFKGKSYFIYHTGASQDGGGEFRRSVAIDPLHYNEDGTIKRIQMTSEGIVEPQ; encoded by the coding sequence ATGAAAAAGGCACTTTTGGGATTATGCTTAGCCTTCAATTCAGCAGCATTTGCTGCCAATCCGATATTTACCGATGTCTTTACCGCTGATCCTGCGGCAATCGTTCATCAAGATACCGTCTATCTTTACACTGGCCACGACGTTGCCAAGGACAATCGCACCTTTTTTGAGATGCACGATTGGTTAGTGTTCAGTTCTAAGGACATGGTTAACTGGACTGCCCACGGCAGCAAGTTACACGTTAAAGATTTCAGCTGGGCCAAAGGTGATGCATGGGCGAGCCATGTTATTGAAAAAGATGGTAAGTTTTACTGGTACGTCACTGCTCGCCACAACAAAATCAATGGTTTTGCCATTGGTGTCGCGGTCGCCGACAGCCCATTAGGTCCCTTTAAGGATGCCCGTGGCACAGCCATTATCACCAATGACATGACCACTGATACCGACATCGATTGGGACGATATCGATCCTGCGGTATTCATCGATGATGACAAACAGGCCTATCTGTTCTGGGGTAACACTAAGCCACGTTACGCCAAATTAAAGGACAATATGATTGAGCTGGATGGCCCAATCCACGCCATCGATTTGCCTAACTTTACTGAAGCGCTGTGGGTACATAAAAAAGATAAAACCTATTATCTTTCATACGCCTCAGGCTTCCCCGAAAAAATTGCCTATGCGACCAGCGACAGTATCACTGGCCCTTGGAAATATCAGGGGATCTTAAACGAAGTCGCGGGTAACTCGCCGACTAACCACCAATCGATTATCGAATTTAAGGGTAAGTCCTACTTTATTTACCACACTGGCGCTTCGCAGGATGGTGGTGGTGAATTCAGACGCTCAGTGGCCATCGACCCACTTCACTACAATGAAGATGGCACCATCAAGCGCATCCAGATGACGTCTGAAGGTATTGTCGAGCCGCAGTAA
- a CDS encoding FadR/GntR family transcriptional regulator gives MTSQANNRPQNIHTWVASELGSRIVGGYYAPGEYIPNENAICEELGVSRTSLREAFKVLTAKGLIESRPKLGTRIRERRHWNMFDPVILNWFSQSKPSPEFYSSLYEIREVFEPAAAELAAKKRTPEQLAVIAAAYARMESAEIGTDEVYTSDIDFHMAILDATNNEFMISLGVSIQSALLEIFRLSSTIQDDFIKSLPGHKAIYTAIEAGDSERAKAEMCQLLDTSQDTLQKNIEAK, from the coding sequence ATGACAAGTCAGGCAAATAACCGTCCGCAAAATATCCATACATGGGTGGCCAGCGAACTGGGTTCACGCATTGTGGGTGGCTATTATGCCCCTGGTGAATATATCCCTAACGAAAATGCTATCTGTGAAGAGCTTGGTGTTTCCAGAACGTCTTTGCGTGAAGCATTTAAGGTATTAACAGCAAAGGGGTTAATTGAGTCTCGTCCAAAGCTGGGTACACGCATTCGTGAGCGTCGCCACTGGAATATGTTCGACCCCGTCATTCTTAACTGGTTCTCCCAATCTAAACCTTCACCGGAGTTCTACTCATCACTCTACGAAATCCGTGAAGTGTTTGAACCTGCAGCCGCAGAGCTTGCAGCGAAAAAACGCACACCTGAGCAATTAGCCGTGATAGCTGCCGCTTACGCCAGAATGGAGTCGGCCGAAATAGGCACCGATGAGGTATACACCTCAGATATCGATTTCCATATGGCGATTCTTGATGCGACCAATAACGAGTTTATGATTTCCTTAGGTGTGTCGATTCAATCGGCGCTGCTTGAAATCTTCCGCTTAAGTAGTACGATTCAGGATGATTTTATTAAGTCTCTTCCTGGCCACAAGGCGATTTACACTGCGATTGAAGCGGGTGATAGTGAGCGTGCTAAGGCAGAAATGTGCCAGCTGCTCGATACATCTCAAGATACGCTGCAAAAGAATATAGAGGCTAAGTAG
- a CDS encoding beta-phosphoglucomutase family hydrolase translates to MYPEFDGIIFDMDGTLVDSGQLHEQAWRQTLNHFGIPVDAPLMRSLAGVPTIGTLEILIAHFGVTPSASCEEMNAYKEALVRDTMHLHVKPTALAEFAKQNHGKRPMAVGTGAYTEEAHEILKLCGLFELMDFVVGADQVNAPKPAPDTFLRCAELIGVAPERCIVFEDAKTGMQAAEAAGMFVVDVLAEFDIKNDYFLGE, encoded by the coding sequence ATGTACCCAGAGTTTGATGGCATTATTTTCGATATGGACGGCACCTTGGTCGACAGCGGTCAACTGCATGAGCAGGCTTGGCGACAAACCCTAAATCACTTCGGGATCCCCGTCGATGCGCCGTTAATGCGTTCCTTAGCCGGCGTGCCTACCATCGGCACCTTGGAAATTCTCATTGCCCATTTTGGCGTGACGCCAAGCGCGAGCTGTGAAGAGATGAACGCCTATAAAGAAGCATTAGTGCGTGACACTATGCATTTGCATGTTAAACCTACTGCGCTTGCAGAATTTGCCAAACAAAACCACGGCAAGCGTCCAATGGCGGTAGGTACGGGCGCTTATACCGAAGAAGCCCATGAAATCCTAAAGCTCTGCGGGTTATTCGAGTTAATGGATTTTGTGGTGGGTGCCGATCAGGTGAATGCACCAAAACCTGCACCCGATACCTTTTTACGCTGCGCCGAGTTGATTGGCGTTGCACCAGAGCGTTGCATTGTGTTTGAAGATGCCAAGACCGGCATGCAGGCGGCCGAAGCGGCGGGAATGTTTGTGGTGGACGTGTTAGCCGAATTTGATATTAAGAACGATTATTTTCTAGGCGAATAA